One window of the Candidatus Kinetoplastibacterium desouzaii TCC079E genome contains the following:
- a CDS encoding MarC family protein gives MLDTSFPLIKSFLFTLATLLPFLNPPAIAPIFLSMTEGASQEIRVMLAKKVAINVSIMLISTMIIGNAILALFGISLPIVRIGGGVLIMYSAWNLVTASDEKSNDSSQDNSMSLEKANSKSFYPLTFPVTFGPGAIAGAITVGVSILDENFSNALLKFSGAVPAILLATFTLYICMKFASQMLNKLGESGTAVFMRLSAFIMLCLGVQVCWAGVQGLVNTFL, from the coding sequence ATGTTAGATACCTCATTTCCATTAATAAAAAGTTTTTTATTTACATTGGCAACACTATTGCCATTTTTAAACCCTCCTGCCATTGCGCCAATATTTCTATCTATGACCGAAGGAGCTTCTCAAGAAATAAGAGTTATGCTAGCAAAAAAAGTAGCCATTAATGTTTCTATAATGTTAATATCAACTATGATAATAGGAAACGCTATATTAGCATTATTCGGAATCTCTCTACCTATAGTGAGAATAGGTGGTGGAGTTTTGATTATGTATAGCGCCTGGAATCTTGTCACAGCATCTGATGAAAAATCAAATGATTCATCACAGGACAACTCAATGTCTTTAGAAAAAGCGAATTCTAAATCTTTTTATCCTCTTACCTTTCCAGTAACTTTTGGTCCTGGTGCAATTGCTGGAGCAATCACTGTTGGAGTATCCATCTTAGATGAAAATTTTTCTAATGCATTACTAAAATTTTCAGGTGCTGTTCCTGCTATATTATTAGCCACGTTTACTCTTTATATTTGTATGAAGTTTGCTTCACAAATGCTAAATAAATTAGGTGAAAGTGGTACAGCAGTATTTATGAGATTGTCTGCATTTATTATGCTTTGCCTAGGAGTTCAAGTTTGCTGGGCAGGCGTGCAAGGATTGGTAAACACATTCTTATAA